The Rhododendron vialii isolate Sample 1 chromosome 8a, ASM3025357v1 genome has a window encoding:
- the LOC131336646 gene encoding uncharacterized protein LOC131336646 isoform X1, which yields MPKGKIHPNQPSQSLDTTTTEDPCKNGVRCSKWILRSTKFRRGRGQHPSLKFEPTIPLSQNRKLPAPSPASSANSVIGENSIPLPTLDRTQNDLDMWSYVNTEKFIHIMVEVARREKATNSKKSRQFNDLQWHKILRELGVRTGRIGYTIPKIREKFTRIKKEYKIFKHMKDQTGFGWDDASQTVTTTDDVWQTYLQVCEL from the exons ATGCCCAAAGGGAAGATCCACCCAAATCAACCCTCACAGTCTCTCGACACAACCACAACGGAGGACCCCTGCAAAAATGGTGTGAGGTGCAGTAAATGGATCCTTCGTTCTACCAAGTTTCGAAGAGGTAGAG GTCAACACCCATCACTAAAGTTTGAGCCTACTATTCCACTTTCACAAAATAGGAAGCTTCCGGCTCCATCTCCTGCGTCCTCGGCAAACTCTGTCATAGGCGAGAATAGCATCCCACTG CCTACATTGGACCGCACACAAAATGACCTTGACATGTGGAGTTATGTGAACACAGAAAAATTCATTCACATAATGGTTGAGGTGGCTAGGAGGGAGAAAGCGACCAACTCAAAAAAGTCACGACAATTTAATGACTTACAATGGCATAAGATATTGAGGGAGCTAGGAGTGAGGACGGGGAGAATAGGGTACACTATTCCTAAGATCCGAGAAAAGTTTACTCGCATTAAGAAAGAGTATAAGATTTTTAAACATATGAAAGATCAGACTGGGTTCGGTTGGGATGACGCATCACAAACCGTCACAACAACGGATGACGTGTGGCAAACATACCTCCAGGTATGTGAACTTTAG